CCCGCTGGATAGCCATAAAAACTGGCCACGCCGCGAAGCGGTAAAAAAACCGCTGACACAGCGAAAAACCACCTTTGACGAGATTTATCACGGGTTCAGCCCGGAGCAAACCCACGACCAGGCCAGTCGCTGCCTGCACTGTGGGCAACATGCCATCTGTGAATGGACATGCCCGCTACACAACAATATTCCCGCGTTACTGGAACTGGTACAGCAAGGGCGCATTCTTGATGCGGTTGAATTGTCGCACCGGACCAGCAGCCTGCCGGAGATTTGTGGCCGGGTCTGCCCGCAAGACCGGCTGTGCGAAGGAGCCTGTACCTTAGGCAAAGGCTTTGGGGCCGTCACCATCGGCAATATCGAGCGCTACATCACCGATACCGCCATTGCGATGGGTTGGAAGCCTGATTTAAGCCATGTCGCGGCCACAGGCAAACGGGCGGCGATTGTCGGCGCAGGCCCGGCAGGTTTGGCATGTGCCGATGTACTGGCGCGCCACGGCGTTCAGGCGGTCGTGTTTGACCGTCACCCGGAAATCGGTGGCTTGCTGACGTTCGGTATTCCGGCGTTCAAGCTGGATAAATCCGTGCTGACTTACCGGCGTAACATGTTCAGTGCCATGGGTATCGAGTTTCGGCTCAATACCGAAGTGGGGCGCGATATCAGCATGACGCAGCTACTGGCAGAATTCGATACCGTGTTTCTCGGCGTCGGCACCTACCGCTCAATGAAAGCCGGTCTGGAGCATGAAGACGCACCCGGTGTCTACGATGCGTTGCCGTTTTTGATTGCCAACACCAAACACGTTATGGGACTACCGGCCTTGCCGGATGAGCCTTATGTGTCGATGGCGGGGAAACGGGTCGTGGTGCTCGGCGGCGGCGACACCGCCATGGATTGCCTGCGTACCTCGATTCGTCAGGGAGCCACCGCGGTGACCTGCGCTTATCGTCGTGACGAGGCCAACATGCCCGGCTCTCGCAAGGAAGTGAAAAATTCGCGTGAAGAGGGTGTGGAGTTTTTATTCAACGTACAGCCGGTTAAAATCTGCCTGAATGATGAAGGTGCGGTGTGCGGTGTCAGCCTGATCCGTACCGAAATGGGCGAGCCGGATGCCAGTGGCCGTCGCCGCCCTAAACCGATTGCCGGTTCAGAGTTTATTCAGCCTGCGGATGCGGTGATAACCGCCTTTGGTTTTCAGAGCCACAGTATGCCGTGGTTGCAGGATGCACACATCGCGCTGAATAACTGGGGGCACATCACTGCCACACCTCATGATGCACAGAACACCGCCGGTACAAGCCAGCCTTGCCAGACTAACCATCAGCGCGTGTTCGCCGGCGGTGATGCGGTGCGCGGAGCTGACCTGGTGGTGACGGCTATCGCCGACGGGCGTTACGCCGCACAAGGTATGCTGCATGTCATGGGCATTGATGTACAAGACATGTCGTTGCCCGTCACCCCGGTTCAGCCACGGGAGCGCCTGTCATGAATTCGTTTGTGATTGCCGATGCCGCCAAGTGTATTGGCTGCCGTACCTGTGAAATTGCCTGCGCGGTTGCCCATGCGGGCGACCAACAAAAATTGCATAAATCGCATTTTTTTCCGCGCCTAAAAGTAATAAAAAATGCTAACGTAACGACGCCTGTATTGTGTCATCAATGTGAAAATGCACCATGCGCCAACGTTTGCCCGCATGATGCACTGGTGCAGCATCAAAATAGCATTCAGGTTATTGCATCACGGTGTATTGGCTGCAAAAGCTGCGTGATAGCCTGTCCGTTTGGTGCCATTAATGTGGTCGCCCGTGCAACTGATGACGGCCAATGCACATCCGGCAGTGACGTCCATAAATGCGATCTGTGCATCGGTGTTGCGCAAAGCCCATCCTGTGTGCGGGTTTGCCCCACCTCAGCACTCAAACTCGTCACCCCAGAAGCAATAGCCGAACAGGTTCATGAGAAGCAACAGCGCTCTGCCTGGCCCCGTACGGACATTCCTCTGCGTTGATTAAGAGACCCCGTGAAGGGCAAGGCGTTCACGGGGTCTCTGTTCACAGATCACTCAATGCACTTCTCCAGCCAGAGGGGGTGTGGCAGGATGTGATGCAGCCCCGACTTTTGTTTCAATTAAAATAAAATCAGTTTTAATGAAAAGTGCGTTTTGACGTACTCTGCACTGGCAGAGATAATTATCGCCGATTTATCCGCCAGTTTTTCTTTGTCACAGATTTTTGTCTGGCGGTATGCGTCAGCAATGACTTCGCATCGCAGTATTCTACTAAAAACTATCCGTTTTTTTCGTTGGCATCATGGAGTGAATATGACCTGTCATTTCGTCAGGTGGGCAAGCACGGAGGCGTTACCCGATCTGCAACGGTTATCGGATGACCTGATTTCATCCACGCACAGCTTTTCCGTTAAGCGCCGCGAGCGCTATCTGAAAGGCCGGGCACTGTTGGCAGAAATGATGTTTTATTTTTTCGGTTACCCAGTTCTCCCGCCATTAATGGTTTCGCCAAACGGCAGACCCTGTTTTGTTGACCCCCATCTACCCGATTTCAGCCTTGGCTATGCAGGAAATACCATCGCCATCCTGCTCAGTGAAGAGGGAAAAGTCGGTATGGATGTTGAAATTATCCGCGTCTGGAGTCGTGAAACGCCCACTCACCTGCAAACCCAGACTCACGCGGAAAAAGCCTGGATTGACGCCCAGCTAGACCCGCTCGAAGCCGCCACCCAACTGTGCACGATTCGTCAGTCGGTGCTAAAAATCCCCGGCTTTCACGCCGGAGGGCCGGAGTCATTAAAGCTGCACCCGGCTTCCGGCCGACTGCGTTCCCGGCACATACCGGAGGTGGAAGTGGTGAGCGATATTGACGACTACCTGGCCTGGGCCTGCGCCCACACACCGAGACTGGATCGTCTGGTGATGTGGAATTACACCTCGGCCTACGGTATGCGTAAAAGCGGTGAAATCGTGCACCAGCAGCGTCAGTCGCGGCGGTACATCAAATTAAGCAGCCATGCGACGGAAAACGCGTCTGCGCAATACGTGATGTAACAAAGGAAAAAAGGAAGGAAGAAAAGCGCGAGCCGGGCTGCCCCGGCTCGCTGATGATTAATGGGCGTCGATAAAGACGATTTTCAGCAGGAATAACACCGCCACCGCGACCACACACGGGCTGATATCACGCCAGCGCCCCGTTGCCGCTTTCATGATGGCATAGGCGATAAAGCCAAACGCAATCCCTTCGGTAATCGAGAAAGTAAACGGCATCATTACCGCAGTAATGAACGCAGGCACCGCTTCGGTCAGGTCATCCCAGCTCACACGCGCCAGGCTTGACGTCATCAATACCCCAACGTAAATCAGCGCACCGGCCGCCGCGTAGGCAGGCACCATACCGGCCAGCGGAGACAGAAAAATCACCAGCAGGAACAGTGCCCCAGCCACCACTGCCGTCAACCCGGTACGCCCGCCAACAGACACGCCAGACGAGCTTTCGATATACGCCGTGACCGATGACGTCCCAATCAATGCCCCGGCCACTGAGCTGATGCTGTCAACATACAGTGCCTGTTTCATCCGCGGGAATTTGCCACGCGCATCCACCAGACCGGCTTTATCCGTCACGCCAATCAGCGTACCGGATGAGTCAAACAGGTTGACCAGCATAAAAGAGAAAATCACGCCAGAAAGCCCCAGATTCAGCGAACCGGCCAAATCGACCTGCCCGACCACGCTGGTGACGCTCGGCGGCATAGAGAAAATACCAGTGTATTTCACATCACCCAGCACCACGCCCAACAGGGTTGTTACGGCGATTGAAATCAGCACGGCGGCATGGATATTGCGATGAGCCAGCACCACAATAATAAAGAAACCCAGCACCCCGAGCAAAACGCCGTGCGAGGTCATTTTACCAACGGCAACCAGCGTTTCCGGGTTAGGCACGATGATGCCCGCATTTTTCAGGCCGATCATCGCAATCAACAGACCAATCCCGCTGGCAATACCAAGACGCAGGCTTTGCGGGATGTTCGCCACCATCCAGTAACGTACCTGAAATACGGTCAGCAACAAAAATCCGATAGCGCCCCAGAAAATAGCGCCCATCGCCACCTGCCAGGGCAGGCCCATGGTGCCGACCACCACGAAGGCAAAAAAGGCATTCAGCCCCATCGCCGGTGCCAGTGCTACCGGTAAATTAGCCAGCAACCCCATAAAAATACTGCCGAAAGCGGCAATCAGGCAGGTCGTGACGAACACCGCTTTGGTGTCCATCCCGGCGGCCCCGAGGATCTGCGGGTTAACGAACACGATGTAAACCATCGTCAAAAATGTGGTGAACCCGGCAATCGTTTCCGTACGCGCCGTAGTGCCATGCTGTTTGAGCTTGAACACGCGCTCCAGCAACCCCTGCGGCGCAGCGGAACCAGACTGAGATTTATCCATGAGAAATAACCTAAAGAAGAAAAAGGAAACAGAATCGCCCGGTATCCTATACCAAAATGCGCAGCAGTTAACGCACCCGGTGGCTTTTTTTTCCCGGTCATAATAATTTTCTATATCTCGCGCCTGATCGCTGCGCTTTCGCTTCCGTTCATGCTGCGAAAACGTTTGTTCATGTTTTCCGATATCGGAAAATTATCCGGCATCACAATCGGCTGTCAGTCAGGTAAAGTGATTAATCACCGCCACCTTATCCCAAAGGGAAGATGCGTTTATGAGGAGTGTGAATGTCGATAATTGAATGTGTACTTTTCGACTGTGATGGCACGCTGGTCGATAGCGAGGTCATCTGTTGTCAGGCTTATGTGAATATCTTTGAACCCTACGGCGTGCAGTTACCGCTGACCGAGGTCATTCAAACGTTTAAAGGCATGAAGCTCTACGACATCATTGAGCGCATCAGCACGCGTTTTGGTTTAACGGTATCCGTTGATCAACTGGAGCGACATTTTCGCGCGGAAGTGGCGCGACTTTTTGATCTCTCACTGCAACCGATCCCCGGAGTCAAAGCGGTTCTGGACGCGCTACAGGTGCCCACCGCTGTGGTGTCTAACGGCCCGGTCAGCAAAATGCAGCACTCGCTGGGCTTAACCGGGTTATTGCCGTTTTTTGGTCAACACATCTATAGCGGCTATGACATTGGCAAATGGAAACCCGATCCCACATTACTGCACCATGCCGCCAGGGAAATGGGCGTGGAGATCTCACGTTGTATTTTGGTGGAAGACTCGGTTTCCGGCACTCAGGCAGGGATAGCGGCAGGCATTCCGGTCTTTTACTACTGCGCGGATGCGCACAATGCGCCCCTCCACCACCCGCGGGTGACAATGTTCCACGACATGGCACAGTTGCCGACGCTGTGGCAACAACAAGGCTGGAAGCTGACATCCTGAGGCTCACGCGTCAGGACGTTGCCTCACGCGGTAAACGTTTTAGGATGCGAAGAAAGCCAAACAACCTGCGGCGCACCGGGGGCTGGGTGGCGTGAAAACGGCGGCGAACATACTGAGCCACCCCTTCCAGAGCCAGACAAAACAAAAAATAGACCAGCGCAATAAACAAAAACACTTCGGCAGGATAGACCATGCTGCGGTTATTGACCTGCGTGGCGAGAAAGGTCAGCTCGCCCACGCCGACAATATAAGCCAGCGAGGTGTCTTTAATCAGCGAGATCCACTGATTAATGAACGAGGGCACCATCATGCGCAATGCTTGTGGCAGCACGATATACCACAGCGCCTGCCAGCGCCCCAATCCGAGCGACAGCCCGGCCTGCCACTGCCCCGCAG
This sequence is a window from Dickeya aquatica. Protein-coding genes within it:
- the aegA gene encoding formate-dependent uric acid utilization protein AegA, whose amino-acid sequence is MNQFVIANAKDCIGCKACEIACVISHNDGCYPQNRQDFHPRIKVFGKAEQHTAVTCRHCEDAPCASVCPTRALVKKQGGVQLLAEKCIGCKTCVLACPFGAISVETAAQSGTAAHKCDLCLDRPQGQACVEACPTKALHVVSESALEEQRRAKQLRTAQTGLPGTMRGTPTLASVSCHPLDSHKNWPRREAVKKPLTQRKTTFDEIYHGFSPEQTHDQASRCLHCGQHAICEWTCPLHNNIPALLELVQQGRILDAVELSHRTSSLPEICGRVCPQDRLCEGACTLGKGFGAVTIGNIERYITDTAIAMGWKPDLSHVAATGKRAAIVGAGPAGLACADVLARHGVQAVVFDRHPEIGGLLTFGIPAFKLDKSVLTYRRNMFSAMGIEFRLNTEVGRDISMTQLLAEFDTVFLGVGTYRSMKAGLEHEDAPGVYDALPFLIANTKHVMGLPALPDEPYVSMAGKRVVVLGGGDTAMDCLRTSIRQGATAVTCAYRRDEANMPGSRKEVKNSREEGVEFLFNVQPVKICLNDEGAVCGVSLIRTEMGEPDASGRRRPKPIAGSEFIQPADAVITAFGFQSHSMPWLQDAHIALNNWGHITATPHDAQNTAGTSQPCQTNHQRVFAGGDAVRGADLVVTAIADGRYAAQGMLHVMGIDVQDMSLPVTPVQPRERLS
- a CDS encoding 4'-phosphopantetheinyl transferase family protein, giving the protein MTCHFVRWASTEALPDLQRLSDDLISSTHSFSVKRRERYLKGRALLAEMMFYFFGYPVLPPLMVSPNGRPCFVDPHLPDFSLGYAGNTIAILLSEEGKVGMDVEIIRVWSRETPTHLQTQTHAEKAWIDAQLDPLEAATQLCTIRQSVLKIPGFHAGGPESLKLHPASGRLRSRHIPEVEVVSDIDDYLAWACAHTPRLDRLVMWNYTSAYGMRKSGEIVHQQRQSRRYIKLSSHATENASAQYVM
- a CDS encoding NCS2 family permease gives rise to the protein MDKSQSGSAAPQGLLERVFKLKQHGTTARTETIAGFTTFLTMVYIVFVNPQILGAAGMDTKAVFVTTCLIAAFGSIFMGLLANLPVALAPAMGLNAFFAFVVVGTMGLPWQVAMGAIFWGAIGFLLLTVFQVRYWMVANIPQSLRLGIASGIGLLIAMIGLKNAGIIVPNPETLVAVGKMTSHGVLLGVLGFFIIVVLAHRNIHAAVLISIAVTTLLGVVLGDVKYTGIFSMPPSVTSVVGQVDLAGSLNLGLSGVIFSFMLVNLFDSSGTLIGVTDKAGLVDARGKFPRMKQALYVDSISSVAGALIGTSSVTAYIESSSGVSVGGRTGLTAVVAGALFLLVIFLSPLAGMVPAYAAAGALIYVGVLMTSSLARVSWDDLTEAVPAFITAVMMPFTFSITEGIAFGFIAYAIMKAATGRWRDISPCVVAVAVLFLLKIVFIDAH
- the yieH gene encoding 6-phosphogluconate phosphatase: MSIIECVLFDCDGTLVDSEVICCQAYVNIFEPYGVQLPLTEVIQTFKGMKLYDIIERISTRFGLTVSVDQLERHFRAEVARLFDLSLQPIPGVKAVLDALQVPTAVVSNGPVSKMQHSLGLTGLLPFFGQHIYSGYDIGKWKPDPTLLHHAAREMGVEISRCILVEDSVSGTQAGIAAGIPVFYYCADAHNAPLHHPRVTMFHDMAQLPTLWQQQGWKLTS
- a CDS encoding amino acid ABC transporter permease, encoding MDFSVIIDNFSYLMWGTFPEGPLGGAALTLALSLMAGCASALLGTVLGVALAMSRGLGGALLALVLGFFRAIPVIMLIFWTYFLLPIVFGVDIPAITTVVCALALIASAYLAHGVKAGIMAISAGQWQAGLSLGLGRWQALWYIVLPQALRMMVPSFINQWISLIKDTSLAYIVGVGELTFLATQVNNRSMVYPAEVFLFIALVYFLFCLALEGVAQYVRRRFHATQPPVRRRLFGFLRILKRLPREATS
- a CDS encoding 4Fe-4S dicluster domain-containing protein, translating into MNSFVIADAAKCIGCRTCEIACAVAHAGDQQKLHKSHFFPRLKVIKNANVTTPVLCHQCENAPCANVCPHDALVQHQNSIQVIASRCIGCKSCVIACPFGAINVVARATDDGQCTSGSDVHKCDLCIGVAQSPSCVRVCPTSALKLVTPEAIAEQVHEKQQRSAWPRTDIPLR